The following proteins are encoded in a genomic region of Cryptomeria japonica chromosome 11, Sugi_1.0, whole genome shotgun sequence:
- the LOC131859838 gene encoding uncharacterized protein LOC131859838, translating to MEFPDVYDWICRPCQWKEGMVEPLELTVFADSKYSVLLRAKPSDGKMSLSFYFLEGVTSIGKYEIGRYDIGNCSEESMQNNLLPVLLWLFIDPFILRSSQVICEAAFSAYLDMFREMKLEGGIIEPTKFGLVFNSLISAGCTFFTNDMGDELVFEILAQTQQNTLILMDLGGTHRFMGILGSTLFLFSYLSSNFGLSLTRRILKRNSSIQESYMQLIFERVSRISYNSSNERSWMIMSYCPLSSLKPTARYSGFREKAHLQWADVERESILWGLNNNQLQCVLQFEPKVKLCPDCIEVSLHMDNVRCDVYSLDMISDNKSIRRLPNERHFPAKICLIIGPENGSAVQSVSLSASSPNPTTDILTGSTSGATIQSDRTTGFNVSRSTTYTERISRWDSNHSVVNNTEAKIEWIRYDPITKSPVFDSEPPKISTWTRKDLRSIYKSSTHRGTVVFTRDDYPKPITWRLYRNLEGQTLKWKVQAFIWLTYWPNTEGIRYSETRCHDFRQLVDLTLQESSSSTSN from the coding sequence ATGGAGTTTCCAGATGTTTACGACTGGATATGCCGTCCATGTCAATGGAAGGAAGGCATGGTTGAACCGCTTGAGCTTACTGTTTTTGCTGATAGTAAATATTCAGTATTGCTACGCGCCAAGCCTTCCGATGGAAAGATGTCTCTCAGTTTCTATTTCTTGGAGGGTGTTACTTCTATAGGGAAATATGAGATTGGAAGATATGATATTGGGAATTGTAGTGAAGAATCAATGCAAAACAATTTGCTTCCAGTGCTGTTATGGCTCTTTATCGATCCATTCATACTTCGTTCCTCACAAGTTATCTGTGAAGCCGCCTTCTCGGCATACTTGGACATGTTCCGGGAAATGAAGTTAGAGGGAGGCATAATTGAACCCACAAAGTTCGGGCTCGTATTTAACTCTCTAATCTCTGCTGGGTGTACCTTTTTTACAAATGACATGGGAGATGAACTTGTGTTCGAAATTCTGGCACAAACACAACAAAATACTCTGATACTCATGGACCTGGGGGGAACACATCGTTTCATGGGTATTTTGGGTTCCACCTTATTTTTGTTTAGCTATCTATCCTCCAACTTCGGTCTTTCATTGACGCgaaggattttgaagaggaactcAAGCATTCAGGAATCGTATATGCAATTGATTTTTGAGAGGGTGTCGAGAATTTCATACAACTCAAGCAATGAAAGATCGTGGATGATAATGTCCTATTGTCCACTCTCTTCCTTGAAGCCGACAGCAAGGTATTCGGGCTTCAGGGAAAAAGCACATCTACAATGGGCCGACGTAGAACGAGAAAGTATTCTTTGGGGTTTGAATAATAACCAGCTGCAATGCGTTCTTCAGTTCGAACCCAAAGTCAAGTTGTGTCCTGATTGCATTGAAGTTTCCTTGCATATGGATAATGTCAGGTGCGACGTCTATTCTTTGGACATGATTTCAGATAATAAGAGCATACGTCGTTTACCAAATGAACGACACTTTCCGGCTAAGATCTGTTTGATAATTGGCCCTGAGAATGGCTCTGCCGTCCAATCTGTTTCTCTGTCTGCGTCATCGCCTAACCCCACCACAGACATTTTAACCGGTAGCACCAGCGGGGCAACAATCCAAAGTGATAGGACGACGGGTTTCAATGTATCCCGTTCAACTACATACACAGAGAGGATTAGCAGATGGGACTCAAATCACTCGGTCGTCAACAATACCGAGGCAAAGATAGAGTGGATTCGGTATGATCCCATCACCAAAAGCCCAGTTTTTGATAGTGAACCTCCAAAAATATCAACTTGGACCAGAAAAGATTTGAGGTCCATTTACAAATCTTCCACTCACCGAGGAACAGTGGTCTTTACCAGGGACGATTATCCAAAGCCCATAACATGGCGGCTCTACAGGAATTTGGAGGGACAAACCTTGAAATGGAAGGTACAAGCTTTCATCTGGTTAACCTATTGGCCAAATACAGAGGGCATTCGCTATTCCGAGACTAGATGCCATGATTTTCGTCAACTAGTTGATCTTACATTGCAAGAGTCTTCTTCATCCACATCCAATTGA